A window from Glandiceps talaboti chromosome 15, keGlaTala1.1, whole genome shotgun sequence encodes these proteins:
- the LOC144446558 gene encoding kinase non-catalytic C-lobe domain-containing protein 1-like isoform X2, with the protein MTLSATGLLEFDPLPTLQEDEELVTLSDILQLRDSCLFESEIWAVCRETCLALNSIQSTSMELFTTLCIAPETLAFNTTGSVCFIDSIDVTPDQRYLPPEYEKFGNSVKGHLYSLGNTLWSSIEYNLPDTLELEISDQLCDLLTRLGLESIRERPTLDAVLNICDEQLVDQSSRTICLQLSSIGLRILSVESLNNTEIEEDKIHLLETNRGTDVQNGDLYDDNDSISEDSEELEEISKNYSERRNDKATMDNGRHGRIARTNAHLAQSGGDEKHEEGSGNALAAFDQLSRRAQEILNKLYSPKTISGNLSDPSSPRSTASNESHGEASITADEQTSEQGKQEGSKIPVPRKKYTIDPVQLKESDSVPSVSEAFASRKYRSQSDNENAAGKGFTLVSVGGDKSSKNKPRTKGKHLEKKLHYKAKSKSETDNAKSVKRILELRNRPLVEEELWAVCRECVEALSKSRGVLPSYISLTSTLIKENGSISYKSISADTSLESMYLAPELQDQGILNEKTCLFGVGATLWSAADWRLTPTQQPDISEDLETLFVNMTQDHADDRQDLEDVTMACDQHEEETGAQSTEICQQLWKEAHHFEVKGQTSDMTNLSEPYISKETEDTLLKLPPDTEPTSAFIPITVEKPTPQIHITESLPQYIAPLKLPAVQNLGVGERPSAFKSPGMSRKSIGDINLSYIGRGTAVSEGSISPSSSTCSKDTMSPVQGPIPSKKNLSTSDLSGIPDKPIDSIVDLKDSQSLISNRRSSIADFRLPNAYSSQATHFAPIVLQQEKSGTGATQRKHIMSPNMFKQKMAKAMKLELLKPRPPVNIVQDLEKDASQDEGSDKGKDKSGSRDRSGKKKSRSRSKSPRSRSKSPSRHTRSKDSQSSKKHDKSSRKEKNKKRTDAVYVERPKDKKGEIEDTDIKKDDEYVKNSINSEQQNTESQSALQENQTVSQEISFVSQGQVDSQSGVKGEGSNQGLPIGYPAQDHLVIQGQQQNIMNSPQQAGVQMVNQQHIVPTMAGQVQNPTFQMPVQMQNLPQQQQLPGMQQSPTTQVNVQHISPAQSGGSVPGSPGQNIATNPSVPVPGMFPNYPFQVALQQDPNTGLFHMVPIGIPFSGFSSTQSTTTPQLSGIQQFPNLPFQPQTLGLQYNPALGQFTIPSNLSSPTDSQIMKNLQANDMKVKLTPTETTETDTDDEPRNRDNKSREYSRKKRDRVHYSSHSKKQHRRSDSSGHVGSDSESSESSPSQKSGASKHNTNTSDRQKDEKQEKSESRYTSKSKVDHKTLRVNARRNILEDLDDTKPLENTKGGLTSPTSPTSMSSLSRDSGVHMQANLSSTEEVVSLNDQHLMDVLSTNSVLKKVIKLIRETYAFDGYLENGVEDLAMAEYITSLANLKWATFSSAVSEKFCDLYWEEEVLEQLFEAVNGHKPVITPRRPRSPRPTTLTKTIAENVIDNTASATAISTPDDEDTFSSNDDDDVIDDLLCGYEPSVSPTPSTCSRTSAVMKSKVVADAKLFLHDRERSFSDREKEHVFLKSDQKESNEIEDDEIENPELLNSNGSSAIESLSDLIRSLSTEGEVNEEQISNNETDECQTENVTSEVDDVTRPSLERQQPVYGDFDDESSGHTLDPSMKTDDLNKSTMSLGSTSSGPRFIRVKSASENSDESNVDGPHVPEVGEHRFRKSPLPNPMTIRRSSSLGDSDSSTGSKKGKLRKAISRTLSRHNSSASSSASSGMSRPGSRGATMEDDSSFSMSSSAADKAAEMAKTRPNSAMFFDTEAVDPLIVDYTGQLGETGAGDKQQSIEAKISEVEQQLMMEYRMKAKSEKFYRKLIESQKGKGKSGADQKNMASKVGKQIAEMNKKIDFLESAKRHLEMLYAEQWGLDHGLLYSFASCTEPMQLEPSSENPLLVFQTSRDGNILQAGTPVGLFSYLFARQALLEGYLHHFFYTYRYFATAKEIFKFVTERFNSALSVSVEQQENRMKVHCRAIDIIQVWIEGFYDIDFKTDSEMTQQLVHFIKYKVIPVDPQGECLLKLIEKHQNQVEETANGMLMYDNTMAEEDRPMTLQEPDRAPAKKVAHSFRAALGLPKRGLSASKKERSKVGVISCLSSKDSSKGQSSGVYLPSQSMERDWFSLSEHLTNTLAYQLTLMQQDFFSKVHAVHFMNSRAYGVGVESTTNPLFRRTAAVSQSKLDIDQTELPEVPNSSGSLFVNHLHSADLIVTLLDYARMVSHWVSCEILCCSSVKAQVALLSKFIHMAKTCYDIRNYDTCVQIMEGLDNVLVKQVPAWRNLPSKVNSIMQELTAAKMFLKSDSQCLVEGESHRDQPTLPSTLLFLMHVQQLEIGSFTLANGMFKWTKMKTIGKLIDQIRVFKERHFNFEADPELQLLIRQRIMEFQDQDLHMLASQQLTNFHHGEKSSRKFHDALKKVRASLQ; encoded by the exons GGTCATTTGTATTCACTTGGAAATACCCTATGGAGTTCAATTGAGTACAACCTTCCAGATACTTTAGAACTAGAGATAAGTGATCAGCTGTGTGACCTGTTGACTCGTCTCGGTTTAGAGTCTATCAGAGAAAGACCAACATTGGATGCAGTTTTAAACATCTGTGATGAACAGTTAGTTGACCAATCATCAAGAACTATCTGTCTTCAGTTGTCATCAATTGGACTCAGGATACTGTCTGTGGAGTCTTTGAATAATACAGAAATTGAAG AGGATAAAATCCACCTTTTAGAGACAAATAGAGGAACTGATGTACAGAATGGAGATTTATATGATGATAATGACTCAATCTCAGAAGATTCAGAAGAGTTAGAAGAAATATCCAAAAACTATAGTGAGAGAAGGAATGACAAGGCCACAATGGATAATGGAAGACATGGCCGAATAGCTAGAACTAATGCACACCTTGCACAGAGTGGTGGCGATGAAAAACATGAAGAAGGGTCAGGCAATGCACTAGCTGCTTTTGATCAGTTATCAAGGAGAGCACAAGAAATCTTAAATAAGCTGTATTCTCCTAAAACAATTAGTGGGAATTTAAGTGATCCTAGTTCACCAAGAAGTACGGCTAGTAATGAAAGTCACGGTGAGGCAAGTATTACAGCAGATGAGCAAACATCGGAACAGGGAAAACAGGAAGGCAGCAAAATTCCAGTACCCAggaaaaaatatacaattgacCCTGTCCAGTTAAAAGAGTCTGACAGTGTTCCTAGTGTCAGTGAAGCTTTCGCAAGTCGGAAATATCGATCACAGTCTGATAATGAAAATGCAGCGGGCAAAGGATTTACACTGGTTTCAGTGGGTGGGGACAAGTCTTCTAAAAACAAACCCAGGACTAAAGGTAAACATTTAGAAAAGAAATTGCATTACAAAGCAAAATCTAAAAGTGAAACTGACAATGCCAAATCTGTGAAACGTATCCTGGAATTAAGGAATAGACCACTTGTGGAAGAGGAACTATGGGCAGTTTGCAGGGAATGTGTTGAAGCATTAAGTAAAAGCAGAGGTGTACTAC CTTCTTACATTTCTTTGACGTCCACACTCATTAAAGAAAATGGTAGTATATCTTATAAGAGTATTTCTGCTGATACAAGCTTAGAATCAATGTACTTAGCCCCTGAGTTACAAGACCAAGGTATCCTCAATGAAAAG ACATGCTTATTTGGAGTAGGAGCTACGCTATGGTCGGCAGCTGACTGGAGATTGACACCCACCCAGCAACCAGACATTTCTGAAGACTTGGAGACTTTGTTTGTTAACATGACGCAAGACCATGCTGATGACAGACAGGACTTAGAAGATGTCACAATGGCATGTGATCAGCATGAAGAAGAAACCGGAGCGCAGTCTACAGAGATATGTCAACAGTTATGGAAAGAAGCACACCATTTCGAGGTCAAAGGACAAACATCCGATATGACAAACTTGTCAGAACCGTACATCTCAAAGGAAACAGAAGATACCTTGTTGAAACTACCACCAGACACAGAACCAACAAGTGCATTTATTCCCATTACGGTTGAAAAGCCAACACCCCAAATACATATAACTGAAAGTTTACCTCAGTACATTGCGCCATTGAAACTACCAGCTGTTCAAAACCTTGGAGTGGGTGAGAGACCATCAGCTTTCAAAAGTCCTGGGATGAGTAGAAAGAGTATTGGTGATATCAATTTGAGTTATATAGGTAGAGGAACGGCTGTGTCGGAAGGAAGCATATCACCATCTTCAAGTACTTGTAGTAAGGACACAATGTCGCCAGTACAAGGACCCATTCCAAGTAAAAAGAATCTTAGTACGAGTGATCTTTCAGGGATTCCTGACAAACCAATTGACAGTATTGTAGATTTGAAAGATAGTCAGTCTCTGATATCAAACAGAAGGAGTTCCATAGCTGATTTCCGTCTTCCAAATGCTTACTCTTCCCAAGCCACTCACTTTGCACCCATTGTTCTGCAGCAGGAGAAATCAGGGACCGGCGCTACTCAAAGGAAACATATTATGTCTCCCAATATGTTTAAACAGAAAATGGCGAAGGCTATGAAACTAGAATTGCTGAAGCCTAGACCTCCAGTCAATATTGTTCAAGATTTAGAGAAGGACGCATCGCAGGATGAAGGAAGTGACAAGGGTAAGGACAAAAGCGGATCTAGAGACAGGAGTGGCAAAAAGAAATCACGGTCACGGTCAAAGTCTCCacggtcaaggtcaaagtctcccAGTCGGCATACAAGGTCGAAAGATTCACAATCTAGTAAGAAACATGACAAAAGTAGCAGAAAGGAAAAGAATAAGAAAAGAACTGATGCAGTGTATGTGGAACGTCCAAAAGATAAGAAAGGTGAGATTGAAGACACTGATATAAAGAAAGATGATGaatatgtgaaaaatagcaTAAATAgtgaacaacaaaatacagagtCACAGTCTGCTCTTCAAGAAAATCAAACTGTATCTCAGGAAATCTCTTTTGTCTCACAAGGACAAGTTGACAGTCAGTCAGGGGTCAAAGGTGAAGGGTCAAATCAAGGATTACCAATAGGTTATCCAGCACAAGACCATCTTGTCATTCAGGGTCAACAGCAAAATATTATGAACTCACCTCAGCAAGCTGGTGTTCAAATGGTTAATCAACAACATATTGTTCCAACAATGGCAGGACAAGTGCAAAATCCAACTTTTCAAATGCCAGTACAAATGCAAAACTtgccacaacaacaacaactaccgGGGATGCAGCAAAGTCCAACAACTCAAGTGAATGTACAACACATCAGTCCAGCACAATCAGGAGGGAGTGTACCCGGTAGCCCCGGACAGAATATTGCTACAAATCCCTCTGTGCCTGTGCCGGGAATGTTTCCGAACTATCCCTTCCAAGTTGCTCTCCAGCAAGATCCTAATACCGGTCTCTTCCATATGGTGCCAATTGGAATTCCATTCTCAGGATTTTCCTCAACTCAAAGTACTACTACTCCACAACTCTCAGGGATTCAGCAGTTTCCAAACCTACCATTCCAGCCACAAACTCTAGGTTTACAATATAACCCAGCACTTGGACAGTTTACTATACCAAGTAACCTTAGTAGTCCCACCGACAGTCAAATAATGAAAAACTTACAAGCCAATGATATGAAAGTCAAGTTAACGCCTACTGAGACAACTGAAACCGATACAGATGATGAACCGagaaatagagacaataaaaGTAGGGAGTATTCCAGAAAAAAACGAGACAGAGTTCATTACTCTAGCCATTCTAAGAAACAACACCGAAGGTCTGATTCTAGCGGCCATGTGGGCAGCGATTCTGAAAGTAGTGAGTCAAGCCCTAGTCAAAAATCTGGCGCATCGAAACATAACACAAACACATCAGATCGACAGAAAGATGAAAAACAGGAGAAAAGTGAATCCAGATATACCAGTAAATCTAAAGTGGACCATAAAACTCTTAGGGTAAATGCCAGAAGGAATATTCTTGAAGACCTGGATGATACAAAACCTCTTGAAAATACAAAAGGAGGGTTGACATCACCCACCTCACCTACTTCTATGTCGTCTCTGTCAAGAGATAGTGGGGTTCATATGCAAGCTAACTTATCCAGCACAGAAGAAGTAGTGTCACTCAATGATCAACATCTCATGGACGTATTGTCAACCAACTCAGTATTAAAGAAAGTTATTAAATTGATTCGAGAAACGTATGCTTTTGATGGGTACCTTGAAAATGGGGTGGAAGACTTGGCTATGG CTGAGTATATTACGTCGTTGGCCAACTTAAAGTGGGCCACCTTCAGCAGTGCTGTCAGTGAAAAATTCTGTGATTTGTATTGGGAAGAGGAGGTGTTGGAGCAGTTGTTTGAAGCTGTGAATGGACACAAACCAGTGATAACACCAAGAAG ACCACGAAGCCCTAGACCAACAACTCTTACCAAAACTATCGCAGAAAATGTGATTGACAACACTGCTTCAGCCACAGCCATATCGACACCCGATGATGAGGATACCTTCTCTAGCAACGACGACGATGATGTTATCGACGATCTCCTGTGTGGATATGAACCTTCTGTGTCACCCACTCCGTCAACATGCAGTCGGACTAGTGCTGTTATGAAATCTAAGGTCGTAGCAGATGCAAAGTTGTTTTTACATGACAGGGAAAGAAGTTTCAGTGATAGGGAAAAAGAGCATGTATTTTTGAAGTCAGATCAGAAAGAGTCCAATGAAATAGAAGATGATGAAATTGAGAATCCTGAACTTTTGAATTCCAATGGTAGCAGTGCCATTGAGAGCTTGTCAGATTTAATTAGAAGTTTGTCTACAGAGGGTGAAGTGAATGAAGAACAAATAAGTAACAATGAAACGGATGAATGTCAAACAGAGAATGTTACATCAGAGGTAGACGATGTAACTAGACCTTCTTTAGAAAGACAACAACCAGTGTATGGTGATTTTGATGATGAAAGTAGTGGACATACTCTAGATCCCAGCATGAAGACGGATGATTTAAATAAATCAACAATGAGTTTAGGAAGTACTAGTTCCGGACCCAGGTTTATTAGGGTCAAAAGTGCATCTGAGAATTCAGATGAGTCCAATGTGGATGGACCCCATGTACCTGAAGTTGGGGAACATCGCTTCCGCAAGTCCCCACTTCCGAACCCGATGACCATCCGCCGAAGTAGCTCCCTCGGCGATTCTGATTCAAGTACTGGATCTAAGAAAGGAAAGCTCCGGAAAGCAATATCTAGGACATTATCCCGGCATAACAGCTCAGCCAGCAGCAGTGCCTCATCTGGAATGTCCAGACCAGGAAGTCGGGGAGCTACAATGGAGGATGATTCTAGTTTTTCCATGTCTAGTTCAGCTGCTGATAAAGCTGCAGAAATGGCTAAAACTAGACCTAACAGTGCAATGTTCTTTGACACAGAGGCTGTTGATCCTCTGATTGTGGACTATACAGGTCAACTCGGTGAAACCGGGGCTGGGGATAAACAGCAAAGTATAGAGGCAAAGATCTCT GAGGTGGAACAGCAACTTATGATGGAATATAGAATGAAAGCCAAATCTGAGAAGTTCTACAGAAAATTGATTGAATCACAAAAAGGCAAAGGtaa ATCAGGAGCTGATCAGAAGAACATGGCGTCTAAAGTTGGTAAACAGATTGCTGAGATGAACAAGAAGATTGATTTCTTGGAGAGTGCCAAGAGACACCTAGAAATGTTGTATGCTGAACAGTGGGGGTTGGATCATGGACTGCTGTACTCATTTGCTTCATG TACAGAACCCATGCAGCTTGAACCAAGTAGTGAGAATCCACTGTTAGTGTTTCAAACCAGCAGAGATGGTAATATCCTACAGGCTGGTACTCCTGTAGGACTTTTCTCCTATCTGTTTGCAAG gCAAGCATTACTGGAAGGTTATCTCCACCATTTCTTCTATACGTACCGTTACTTTGCAACAGCTAAGGAAATATTCAAGTTTGTTACAGAAAGATTTAACAGTGCTCTCAG TGTATCTGTAGAACAACAGGAGAATCGTATGAAAGTTCACTGCCGTGCAATAGATATCATACAAGTTTGGATTGAAGGCTTCTATGATATAGATTTCAAAACAGACTCAGAAATGACTCAACAATTGGTACATTTCATAAAGTACAAG GTAATACCAGTGGATCCCCAGGGGGAGTGTCTTCTAAAGCTGATTGAGAAACATCAAAATCAAGTGGAAGAAACAGCCAATGGTATGTTAATGTATGACAATACGATGGCTGAAGAGGATCGACCTATGACCCTGCAAGAACCAGATAGAGCACCTGCTAAGAAGGTA GCACATTCATTTAGAGCAGCACTGGGTCTACCAAAAAGAGGACTGTCTGCATCTAAGAAAGAAAGAAGTAAAGTGGGTGTGATTTCATGTCTGTCAAGTAAAGATAGCAGTAAAGGACAGTCATCCGGAGTGTATCTACCGTCACAGTCAATGGAAAGGGACTGGTTCTCACTCAGTGAACATCTAACAAATACTTTGGCTTATCAGTTGACATTGATGCAGCAG GACTTTTTCAGTAAAGTTCACGCAGTCCATTTCATGAACTCGAGAGCGTATGGTGTAGGAGTTGAGAGTACAACCAATCCATTGTTTAGACGTACGGCAGCTGTATCACAGAGTAAACTCGACATAGATCAGACTGAGCTACCAGAAGTACCTAACTCATCAGGCAGTCTCTTTGTGAACCATTTACACAGTGCTGATTTAATTGTAACTCTACTAGACTATGCTAGGATGGTATCTCATTGGGTGTCCTGTGAAATACTATGCTGTAGTTCCGTCAAG GCACAAGTAGCACTACTGAGTAAATTCATTCATATGGCCAAGACATGTTATGATATCAGAAACTATGATACGTGTGTACAGATAATGGAAGGACTGGATAATGTACTTGTCAAACAAGTCCCT GCTTGGCGTAACCTTCCATCAAAAGTAAACTCCATCATGCAAGAATTGACAGCTGCCAAGATGTTTTTGAAGAGTGACAGCCAGTGTTTAGTGGAAGGTGAAAGTCATCGAGATCAACCCACCTTGCCAAGTACTCTGTTATTTCTGATGCATGTACAACAGTTAGAGATTGGTAGCTTTACTCTGGCTAATGGAATGTTTAAGTGGACCAAGATGAA GACCATTGGTAAACTGATAGACCAAATCCGTGTCTTCAAGGAACGCCACTTTAATTTTGAAGCTGATCCGGAATTACAGTTACTGATTCGACAAAGAATCATGGAATTTCAGGACCAGGATCTCCATATGCTGGCTTCCCAACAATTAACAAACTTCCATCACGGAGAGAAGAGTTCCAGAAAATTCCATGATGCCTTGAAAAAAGTGAGAGCTTCCCTACAGTAA